CCGACAATGTGCCTGCGCGCGAGGCTGACGCCCCCAGTGTCGGCAGCCCCTCGCCCAGCGCACTGAGCGTGGCGGGCACCGCTGGGGACATCCCCGTACTGCCCGGGCAGCACGCCACCTTCACCTGGACGATCACGAACACCGGCCGGGTCACCGCCACCGAGGTGACCGCGCAGTTGGCCCTTCCCGAGGACCTGACCGACATCACGATCACCCCCAGCCCCTCGCACGGGACCACCGTCGTGCTGGAAGGCCCCCTAGCCCCTGGGAAGTTCGCAACGGTGACGGCCACGGGGACCGTGCCAGTTGGGGCAGCCGGCTCGCTGGGCGCCACCGCCACGGTGAGCGCCACCGATACCCCTGCCGTCGTGTGCGCGGACGCGGTGACGGTGGTGGGGTCCGACGCCCAGCTCGGCCTGGCCGCCACATCGCCGACATCACAGGTCCCCGCCGGATCACAGGTCGAGCTGACCTGGACGGTGACCAAGACCGGGCCCAGCCCGATCACCCAGCCCATCCTGACGCTGGACGCGGGCCACCACCTCAGCGAACTGGAAGCCACGGTCGATAGCGAGCCCGTGCCGACGAGCATCAACGAGGACGGACTGTGGGAGGTCGACCTCACCGACACCCCGGCTCCGAGCCAGCCGGTGGTGGTGGCAGTCACCGCCACCGTGGCACCCGACATCCCCGACCAGACCGTGGTCACCGTGCCAGCCCGCGTGGACACCGTGGAGCAGCACACCGAGACCGACGCCAAGACCCACATGAAGTTCACCACCTGCCTGGCCGCGGCCCTGACCGTCACCCCCATCGGCCACGACCACCAGGTGACCGCGGGAAACCCGGCCAACCCGCTGGAGTGGACCGTGGTCAATAAAGGGCCCTCCCAGGACGACACGATCGCCCTCGCGGTCACGTTGCCCAAGGGGTTCACGGTCACGCACGCGAGCGTCTCCACCATCCCCAGCGCGGTCACCCAGGCCGACACCACCTGGACCGTGCCGCTCGGCCACCTAGAGGTCGGCGAGGAAGCACCGGTCGCCCTCGTTATCGATGCCCCCGACGCCCCACTCCAGCCGATCACGGTGGCGTGGAAAGCCAGCGGGGCCAAGACCACCACCCCCGCGGGGGACAGCGAGCAGGTGAAAGTAGCTCAGAGCCCAGCCCTCACCGCCAACTCCCTGGCGGTGGAGCCCTCCGTACGCGCGGGCGACGGCCTCTCGCTGGGCTGGACCCTGGCCAGCGACGGCACCTCCACCGCCCACGTCACCCAGCTCACCGTCATCCTCACTCCACCCGACGGCTTCACCCCCGAGTACGCCACCGCCGGTGCCACCAAGCTCCACGTGAAGAAGGTCGGCGACACGGTAACCGTCACCGGCATCGGCGACATCCCGCCAGCCACCGACACCACGATCATCCTCTCCGGCACCATCCCCGCCGCCACGCCCGCCGGCCGCCTCACTGCCAAGACGACGGTGGAGCTGACCGAACCGAAATCCACGCCGGTGCCCGACATCACCGTCCAGATCACCACCTGACCCCCAAGGCGCAGGCACGGTGCCCCAGGCTGCCGACGCGCAGAGCGCGACTCGTCCACGCGCCAAGCCCCCGGGAGCTTCGCTGTCCCGTGCCCTGCGGCCTCGTCCCTTCCCACCACCCTCGGACACGGAGGACCTGTTCCATGCATCGATGGCACTTACGAGTACTGCCCCTGCTGGGGGCGTTCCTGCTGACCGCCTTCGCCCAGCCCGCCAGCGAGGCCGCCCCTGGTCCGGACTACACCTACGCGACCTGGAACACCCAGGGCGGCGGCGTTAAAGGCAAAAAGTGGAGGGAGGGAGTGGCCACACTGGCTTCGAACTACGACATCGTCGCACTCCAAGAGGCGGGATCTTACAGCAGCTTTAAGGTCAATGTGGTTGACGAGAATCGATGCACAACTTCAACTGTCCCGGAGCCGGATCCGCCTCATATGCCGCTGGAGATGTTGGAGTGCACGTGGGAACTCCCTACAACGGATCCGAAAGCTCCACCGAAGACGCGCAAGGTATTTTTTGCGGAGACCGGTTATATCTCCGATCACAGCAATACTCGAAGCCTAGCGTTCGTCGTCAACACGGGCGACGTGAAAATTCCCGCCGGAGGTGCGTTCCAGTACCTTACCCCGCGGCACGAAAGCAACTATGACGAGGGGGACCGGGGCCTTCTCCGCCTCAAGACCGAAGATGGGCCGATCATCTATGCGGCCCACGCCGACGCCAAACCGCTGGGCAGGAACGTGATGTCGCTGGTGCAGAAAGCACGCGGTGACGCAGGCGGCAACCCGTGGTTGATGATGGGGGACTTTAATATCCAACCTCCGTTCGTCCGCCCCATGTTCGGCAAGGACACGCAGCCCCAGCTCGTCGCATCCGGGAAGAGCACGCACAAAAAA
This genomic stretch from Streptomyces nigrescens harbors:
- a CDS encoding endonuclease/exonuclease/phosphatase family protein, producing MHRWHLRVLPLLGAFLLTAFAQPASEAAPGPDYTYATWNTQGGGVKGKKWREGVATLASNYDIVALQEAGSYSSFKVNVVDENRCTTSTVPEPDPPHMPLEMLECTWELPTTDPKAPPKTRKVFFAETGYISDHSNTRSLAFVVNTGDVKIPAGGAFQYLTPRHESNYDEGDRGLLRLKTEDGPIIYAAHADAKPLGRNVMSLVQKARGDAGGNPWLMMGDFNIQPPFVRPMFGKDTQPQLVASGKSTHKKEEYDYMMSNDVPGYAAKRYDKVLSDHYAVAFER